From the Halalkalicoccus jeotgali B3 genome, the window AGGGACGCCAACGCTTGAGGACGCGGTGGCCGACGCCTACCGACGACTTGAAAACAACGAGTTGCCATCAAACATCACTCTTCGAGACGATAATCTCGCAGCACTGTTCGTCGGACTCGAGAAGTCTGACGAACTCTCTCCACTTGGGGAAGCGACTGCTGATGCACTCGGACGTGAGGCCACGATCGACACGCGGGCCGATGTCCTCCGGTTGTTACTCCGATATGCTATCTCGGAGATAGACGGCTCGATACTCGAACGTGGAAAAGCTGGGAGAACACAGTATCTGACAGAAGATGACGATTTTTAGATTCGAATATTGTATCCAGATACTAGATACAGATATCAGATACAAGAATCCAAGTAGTAGACTGACACCGCATTCGAGCCTGAAGTAGATCGGAAGAGAGTGAATTGGAGAGAAAAAGAGTCAAAATGACTTATTTCCTTGTGCAACATTTTATGGAATATCCGCCTGATGTTGCACAAGGTCAAATGGCCCCGATCCCATCGACGCTCCTACAGTACATCGTCGACGGGCTCCCAAAGCAGGACGACGAGATGGATCATCAATAAGTTAGAGCAACTCGTCGTCCTTCCGGAGCACGTTGCCGAGTGAGAGCTATTCGCCGGTGAACTCAATCATTCTGCTCAGACTCAGTATCGTTTGACATCGAGACCGTCGACATTCGCGAAATGGCTATCACGAGTGACAATCGTCCCGCTCGCCTCGCGAACGGTTCCAGCGATCAGGACGTCCCCGAGGTTGATTTTCTGACCAGACGTTTCGAGCTCACCGTCGACAAGCACGGCCTCGCGAGCAGCGGGCGGAGTGAGTGGAAGATGATCGGCCCAATCCAGTTGCTCAATCAGATCGGCGACGCCAGCCGCGCCACGGAGACGAGCGCCACCCCGGAGGACCTCAAACAAAGCGACCGAGGGGATTCGGTACGCTCGATCTGGATTCGATTCGAGGAGCGCTTTCGCGTCCTCTGATGCCTCGCGCTCTGTGTCGACATAGTCGATAAGGAAATTCGTATCAGGACAGTACACGCTCGTCCTCTCGCAGATCCTCGTCTAGCTGCTTGCGTGTCTCTTCGACAGCTGCCCCAAGGTCGGTTCCCGTCCATGACCCGTAGCCTTTCAGCAAGTCGCGGTCGAACTCGGTCGGTGGGAGCCACCACACTCGAGATCTGCCGCCGACCTTCTTCGAGACGACGTCGCCTCTCTCGGCAAGCTCGCGAAGCCTGTTGAGTGCGGTCGTTCGCGAACAGCCGAGCCGGTCGGCGATCTCGGGAGCGGTGAGCGGTTCGTTAGGATCATCCCGCGAGCGGAACTCCTCAAGGACGTCCTCGGGCGTTACCGTCGGTGATGGACCTGGCTTTGCCATATATATCTATGATATAAGGAACGCTATAACCCTTTCTACGTGAATTGAGATATAGCAGATATTGCTCTATTATGGGATATACGCCGTTATTATCTGTATCTACCTAAGTATGGATAGGGACAGCCAGTTTTCGGAGTGTATCAGAAACGCCCGCCTGGAACGATATGAGCTGGTCTGTCCTAGCACATAGACCATGTTGACGAAAACCACAAGCGGATAACAGCGTCGCCGTAACGCTCCAGAACTACACTGAAGCTGACCCCAATCGAACGCTCTCCGTCAGACAGGTATTGGTAAGTTGTCACTGGGCTTTAAGACGACCGCCTGTGAGATGATACGCAAAGCTACGGAAAACAACCGAAAGGGCGGCACCGCGCCGACCCCGACAAGGAACGG encodes:
- a CDS encoding PIN domain-containing protein encodes the protein MYCPDTNFLIDYVDTEREASEDAKALLESNPDRAYRIPSVALFEVLRGGARLRGAAGVADLIEQLDWADHLPLTPPAAREAVLVDGELETSGQKINLGDVLIAGTVREASGTIVTRDSHFANVDGLDVKRY
- a CDS encoding helix-turn-helix domain-containing protein; protein product: MAKPGPSPTVTPEDVLEEFRSRDDPNEPLTAPEIADRLGCSRTTALNRLRELAERGDVVSKKVGGRSRVWWLPPTEFDRDLLKGYGSWTGTDLGAAVEETRKQLDEDLREDERVLS